In Trifolium pratense cultivar HEN17-A07 linkage group LG7, ARS_RC_1.1, whole genome shotgun sequence, a genomic segment contains:
- the LOC123897230 gene encoding berberine bridge enzyme-like 18: MKFTCTKLALLSIIIFISIFPQTCISFDIDSSFLQCFSLALKNSTSTSKVIHTQNSSSYTPLLQFSQRNHRFLNSSVPKPNLIVTPNELFQIQTTIICSKKQGLQIRVRSGGHDYEGLSYVSNVPFLIIDLTNLRSITIDIKEENAWIQSGATLGELYYAIANKSNVHGFPAGSCPTVGIGGHFSGGGFGTIFRKYGLASDNVIDAQIVDVNGKILNRKMMGENLFWAIRGGGGSSFGVITAWKVKLVNVPSVVTVFNIPKSLEQNATTLFMKWQIIANKLPNELFLHSVMGLDAKSSSDGGKTVAVSFTGLYLGKQENLVPLMENNFAELNLQHDNCTEMSWIQSVLYFAGYSINGSLKVLLQRNKTSTSFKAKSDYVTKPIPMSGLEGLWNMLLEEKNPTLIMSPYGGRMSEISESETPFPHRNGIIYGIQYLVDWDSNEETPKHMDWIRKLYAYMTPYVSMCPRLAYMNYRDLDIGVNRENTSYEEAKSWGMKYFKSNFERLAQVKNEIDPSNFFRHEQSIPPLSA, encoded by the coding sequence ATGAAATTTACATGCACAAAATTAGCACTCCTATCAATCATCATTTTCATCTCAATTTTCCCTCAAACATGTATTTCTTTTGACATTGACAGTAGTTTCCTTCAATGTTTTTCATTAGCGTTAAAAAATTCAACTTCAACTTCAAAAGTAATACATACTCAGAATAGTTCATCTTATACACCTCTTTTACAATTTTCCCAAAGAAACCACAGATTCTTAAACAGTTCAGTTCCAAAACCAAACCTTATTGTTACTCCAAATGAGCTATTCCAAATCCAAACAACAataatttgttcaaaaaaacaagGCCTACAAATAAGAGTTAGAAGTGGTGGACATGACTATGAGGGTCTTTCTTATGTCTCTAATGTTCCATTCCTAATCATTGATCTCACAAACCTTAGGTCAATAACTATTGACATCAAAGAAGAAAATGCATGGATTCAATCAGGTGCTACTCTTGGAGAACTTTACTATGCAATTGCAAATAAAAGTAATGTTCATGGTTTTCCAGCTGGTAGTTGTCCTACTGTTGGTATAGGAGGTCACTTCAGTGGAGGTGGATTTGGTACCATATTTCGAAAATATGGTCTTGCATCTGATAATGTAATTGATGCTCAAATAGTAGATGTTAATGGAAAGATACTGAATAGAAAAATGATGGGTGAGAATCTATTTTGGGCTATTAGAGGAGGTGGAGGTTCAAGCTTTGGAGTGATTACTGCATGGAAAGTTAAGCTTGTAAATGTTCCTTCAGTAGTAACAGTTTTCAATATTCCAAAGAGTTTGGAACAAAATGCTACTACCCTTTTCATGAAATGGCAAATTATAGCTAATAAGCTTCCTAATGAACTTTTTCTTCACTCAGTTATGGGACTTGATGCTAAATCATCTTCTGATGGTGGAAAAACTGTAGCTGTTTCTTTCACAGGACTATATCTTGGGAAACAAGAAAACTTGGTTCCTTTGATGGAAAACAATTTTGCAGAACTGAATTTGCAACATGATAACTGCACTGAGATGAGTTGGATTCAATCTGTTCTTTATTTTGCTGGTTATTCCATCAATGGTTCATTGAAGGTGTTActtcaaagaaacaaaacatcTACAAGTTTCAAAGCTAAATCAGACTATGTAACAAAACCAATTCCTATGTCAGGTTTGGAAGGGTTATGGAACATGTTACTTGAAGAGAAGAATCCAACTTTGATTATGTCACCATATGGAGGAAGAATGAGTGAGATTTCAGAATCAGAAACTCCATTTCCACATAGGAACGGAATCATTTATGGTATCCAATATTTGGTAGATTGGGATTCAAATGAAGAAACACCAAAGCATATGGATTGGATAAGAAAGTTATATGCATACATGACACCTTATGTTTCAATGTGTCCAAGACTTGCATATATGAATTATAGGGACCTTGATATAGGAGTGAATAGAGAAAATACAAGTTATGAAGAAGCAAAATCTTGGGGCATGAAATATTTCAAGTCTAATTTTGAAAGATTGGCACAggtaaaaaatgaaattgatccTAGCAATTTCTTTAGGCATGAGCAGAGCATTCCACCTTTGTCTGCATGA
- the LOC123897232 gene encoding plant-specific TFIIB-related protein PTF2, translating into MSSSRHCTHCTSTSFTRDDDTGQLYCDSCGVTQPYDQFESNLGGITGPQGTYIHIGTAGSGTLYSYRDRKLLSARTSIKQFTNRLGLASKTIEIDSMISNITDGEFGQGDWFQVLIGACCYVVMRKHERPFSMDEIANAVNCDVYELGRMIIRVVDFLDLRGSDFPEFDIVHMLKRSIDSCNCFEKVDRSLVDRMKKQGIFLLQCAVKLFLSTGRRPLPLVVAVLVLVAEINQVDVRLEVLAKEVHAIVSTCRTRYKELLETLVKVAKVLPWGKDITKKNIVKNVPFVMQYMEKKSMSNPVEKSTSVDRTGLDLGDVVTECLTQEEEYEYGVDGLVLRKDSQYFSSQSNADTEGIRDVEALQISPECLSLMYENFLNDNRSAMSSRSANVQKRRRVEFDFQECSEWWNGESEMSKQLILKQLLAKDIGVETMPPSFINGQLKCKIRREKINAAKKRIKRITHPLQADLDDTVNIGILDSTGPEKRKKRRGMVVDGIDWEDLIIETLILHQVKEEEIEKGHYNTLLGLYVFNSGIV; encoded by the coding sequence ATGTCTTCCTCTCGTCACTGCACTCACTGCACCAGCACCTCATTCACTCGCGACGACGACACCGGCCAACTCTACTGCGACTCCTGCGGCGTCACTCAACCGTACGATCAATTCGAATCCAATCTCGGCGGTATAACCGGTCCACAAGGTACCTACATCCACATCGGAACCGCAGGTTCAGGTACACTTTACTCTTACAGAGACCGTAAATTACTTTCCGCACGTACTTCAATTAAACAATTCACTAATCGATTAGGTTTAGCTTCCAAAACTATTGAAATTGATTCCATGATTTCTAACATCACCGACGGTGAATTCGGTCAAGGTGACTGGTTTCAAGTTTTGATTGGTGCTTGTTGTTATGTTGTTATGCGAAAACACGAACGACCTTTTTCGATGGATGAAATTGCTAATGCTGTTAATTGTGATGTTTATGAGCTTGGGAGAATGATTATTAGGGTTGTTGATTTTTTGGATTTGAGAGGGAGTGATTTTCCAGAGTTTGATATTGTTCATATGTTGAAAAGGAGTATTGATAGTTGTAATTGTTTTGAGAAGGTTGATAGGAGTTTGGTTGATAGAATGAAGAAACAGGGGATTTTTTTGTTACAGTGTGCGGTGAAATTGTTTTTGAGTACTGGTCGTAGGCCGCTTCCTTTGGTTGTTgcagttttggttttggtcGCGGAGATTAATCAAGTCGATGTTAGGTTGGAGGTTTTGGCTAAGGAGGTTCATGCTATTGTTTCTACTTGTAGAACTAGGTATAAGGAGCTTCTTGAGACGCTTGTGAAAGTTGCTAAAGTGTTGCCTTGGGGAAAAGATATTACGAAGAAAAATATTGTTAAGAATGTTCCTTTTGTGATGCAGTATATGGAGAAGAAGTCTATGTCAAATCCTGTTGAGAAGAGTACGAGTGTTGATCGGACTGGGTTAGATTTGGGGGATGTGGTTACTGAGTGTTTAACACAAGAGGAGGAATATGAGTATGGGGTTGATGGATTAGTTCTGCGAAAAGATTCTCAGTATTTTTCATCGCAAAGTAATGCTGATACAGAAGGTATTAGGGATGTTGAGGCGTTACAGATTTCACCTGAATGTTTATCCCTGATGTATGagaattttttaaatgacaatCGTAGTGCTATGTCTTCAAGGAGTGCAAATGTTCAGAAACGGAGAAGGGTGGAATTTGATTTTCAAGAGTGTAGCGAGTGGTGGAATGGAGAATCAGAAATGAGCAAACAGCTTATACTGAAACAGTTACTTGCGAAAGATATTGGGGTGGAAACCATGCCACCGTCATTTATCAATGGTCAATTGAAATGTAAAATTAGGCGAGAGAAGATCAATGCTGCAAAGAAGCGAATAAAAAGAATCACTCATCCATTACAAGCTGATCTAGATGATACTGTAAATATTGGTATTTTAGATAGCACTGGCCCTGAGAAAAGGAAGAAGAGAAGAGGAATGGTAGTTGATGGTATTGATTGGGAAGACTTGATTATTGAGACACTTATTCTTCACCAAGTAAAGGAGGAGGAAATTGAGAAGGGTCATTACAATACCTTACTAGGCCTATATGTGTTTAACTCTGGCATTGTATAA
- the LOC123897213 gene encoding berberine bridge enzyme-like 21, whose amino-acid sequence MAKSYFSIPFFLLSVIFSSSFAAQTPTQSLYTSFLQCLTQNNTDSTISNIVFSQTNSSFSTVLQDYIRNARFNTTSTSKPLIIVTPKNPSHVQSTVICAKNVNIQIKIRSGGHDYEGISYVNKSPFIILDMFNLRTINVDIENEVAYIQAGSTLGEVYYRIYEKSKVHGFPAGVCPTVGVGGHLSGGGYGTMLRKYGLSVDNVIDAEIVDVKGRLLNRKSMGEDLFWAIRGGGGASFGVVLSYTIKLVAVPETVTVFRIEKTLDQNATDLVVQWQQVAPTTDDRLFMRLLLQPITSKVVKGTKTVRASVVALFLGGAEEVVGILEKEFPLLGLKKADCIELSWINSVLWYNDADAFNNGAKPESLLDRNLNSASFGKRKSDYVQKPISRDGLELIWKKMIQLGKVGFVFNPYGGKMNEIPADATPFPHRAGNLFKIQFSVNWDDPSANATTNYLNQAKTLYSFMTPYVSNNPRSAYLNYRDLDIGINSFGKNSYQEGQVYATKYFNNNFDRLVKIKTVVDPKNFFRNEQSIPVHP is encoded by the coding sequence ATGGctaaatcatatttttctatacctttttttcttctaagtGTTATTTTCTCTTCATCTTTTGCAGCACAAACACCAACACAATCTTTGTACACATCTTTCCTTCAATGTCTCACACAAAACAACACAGATTCAACAATCTCAAACATTGTTTTCTCCCAAACAAATTCTTCATTTTCTACTGTCCTTCAAGATTACATTAGAAACGCACGTTTCAACACAACCTCAACTTCAAAACCATTAATCATAGTAACTCCAAAAAACCCTTCACATGTTCAATCAACTGTTATTTGTGCCAAAAATGTTAACattcaaatcaaaattagaaGTGGTGGACATGATTATGAAGGAATTTCTTATGTTAATAAATCACCCTTTATCATTCTTGATATGTTCAATCTAAGAACAATCAATGTTGATATTGAAAATGAAGTTGCTTATATTCAAGCTGGTTCAACACTTGGTGAAGTTTATTATAGAATTTATGAAAAGAGTAAAGTTCATGGCTTTCCAGCTGGTGTTTGTCCAACTGTTGGTGTTGGTGGTCACCTAAGTGGTGGAGGGTACGGTACAATGTTGCGAAAATATGGTCTTTCTGTTGATAATGTTATTGATGCCGAAATTGTTGATGTTAAAGGTAGGCTTTTGAATAGGAAATCAATGGGAGAAGATCTTTTTTGGGCTATACGAGGCGGTGGTGGTGCTagttttggtgttgttttgtCTTATACTATTAAATTAGTAGCGGTTCCTGAAACCGTTACTGTTTTTCGTATTGAGAAAACTTTGGATCAGAATGCTACCGATCTTGTTGTTCAATGGCAACAAGTTGCGCCGACAACTGATGATAGGCTTTTTATGAGACTACTTTTGCAGCCTATAACTTCTAAAGTTGTCAAAGGAACAAAAACCGTTAGAGCTTCTGTTGTTGCTTTGTTCCTTGGCGGGGCTGAGGAAGTGGTAGGGATTTTGGAGAAAGAATTTCCACTTTTGGGATTGAAGAAAGCAGATTGTATTGAATTGAGTTGGATTAATTCCGTTCTTTGGTATAATGATGCTGATGCTTTTAACAATGGCGCGAAACCGGAGAGTCTTTTAGATAGGAATCTTAATTCGGCAAGTTTCGGTAAGAGAAAATCCGATTATGTTCAGAAACCTATTTCAAGAGATGGTTtggaattgatatggaagaagATGATTCAATTAGGAAAAGTTGGATTTGTTTTTAATCCTTATGGTGGAAAAATGAATGAGATTCCGGCCGATGCAACGCCTTTTCCTCACCGTGCCGGGAATttgttcaaaattcaattttcagtGAATTGGGATGATCCATCAGCTAATGCAACAACAAATTATTTGAATCAAGCTAAGACACTTTATAGTTTCATGACACCTTATGTGTCAAACAATCCAAGAAGTGCTTATTTAAATTACAGGGACCTTGATATTGGAATTAATAGTTTTGGTAAGAATAGTTACCAAGAAGGTCAAGTTTATGCTACTaagtattttaataataattttgataggTTGGTTAAGATTAAGACTGTTGTTGATCCTAAAAACTTTTTTAGGAATGAACAAAGTATTCCTGTTCATccttaa